One genomic segment of Centropristis striata isolate RG_2023a ecotype Rhode Island chromosome 11, C.striata_1.0, whole genome shotgun sequence includes these proteins:
- the LOC131980578 gene encoding E3 ubiquitin/ISG15 ligase TRIM25-like: MAAATISIEQDQFSCSVCLEVLRDPVTIPCGHSYCLDCIEDYWNRAKQKGQYSCPQCRQVFNPRPLLSRNTVLGEVVEQFQRSGLQAEEVICSVCTVRKNKAVKSCLVCSESYCAAHSRVHEERFHGKAHKLVPAVDQLREKLCQQHNKALRLFCRTDQQCVCSQCVKERHKGHEAVSVGDERAAQQKKLQEASLKSAQKLKDTEKELRYVIKYIKHSTDAAVEESERVFSKLIRSIEKHSSEVKEVMRVQERAVVSQAEELLEKIQREISEFRRADTELEKISRSEDHVHFIQKSKSLHFPTRTVEMPNTDTLQYVMYKTMRGGLIHLKDGLDDTLEREFNRISDKVISLKETSNQSTSEKTKVKDTDLPYNSEPKTRAEFLQYYNDLTLDPNTANPYLCFSDGRRGVTTRSEPQPYPDHPQRFTSWAQVLCRAGMAGRCYWEVEWAGSGGISIGVCYKNMGRSGGGSDCKLGHNSKSWSLDCSTSACSFQHNKESVNVSTPCSSRIGVFLDFRAGTLSFYNVSDAMVLLHKVKASFTQPLFPGFWVGLSSTLRLCSP; encoded by the exons ATGGCAGCAGCGACTATTTCTATTGAGCAAGACCAGTTTTCTTGTTCAGTGTGCCTGGAGGTTTTAAGAGACCCAGTAACGATCCCCTGCGGACACAGCTACTGTCTGGACTGCATTGAGGACTACTGGAACCGGGCCAAGCAGAAAGGCCAGTACAGCTGCCCTCAATGCAGGCAGGTGTTCAACCCGAGACCTCTGCTGAGCAGGAACACAGTCCTGGGGGAGGTGGTGGAGCAGTTCCAGCGGTCTGGACTCCAGGCTGAGGAGGTGATCTGCAGTGTTTGCACAGTGAGGAAAAACAAAGCTGTTAAATCCTGCCTGGTGTGCTCCGAGTCTTACTGCGCGGCTCACTCCAGAGTCCATGAGGAGCGCTTCCATGGGAAGGCCCATAAGTTGGTCCCAGCTGTGGACCAGCTGAGAGAGAAGCTGTGTCAACAGCACAACAAGGCTCTGAGGCTGTTCTGTCGCACTgaccagcagtgtgtgtgttcccagtgTGTTAAAGAGAGACACAAGGGCCACGAGGCGGTCTCAGTGGGGGACGAGAGAGCAGCCCAGCAG AAAAAACTCCAAGAGGCCTCTTTGAAGTCTGCACAGAAATTGAAGGACACTGAAAAGGAACTCAGATATGTTATAAAATACATCAAG CACTCCACGGACGCGGCGGTGGAGGAGAGCGAGAGGGTTTTCTCTAAGCTGATCCGCTCCATAGAGAAGCACAGCAGCGAGGTGAAGGAGGTGATGCGGGTCCAGGAGAGAGCCGTGGTCAGTCAGGCggaggagctgctggagaaGATCCAGAGGGAGATCTCCGAGTTCAGGAGGGCCGACACCGAGCTGGAGAAGATCTCTCGCTCTGAGGACCACGTCCACTTCATCCAG AAGAGCAAGTCTCTTCATTTCCCAACCAGGACTGTGGAGATGCCcaacactgacacacttcaATATGTGATGTATAAAACCATGAGAGGAGGCCTGATTCATCTCAAAGACGGTCTGGATGACACACTGGAGAGAGAATTCAACAGGATCTCTGATAAAG TAATTTCACTGAAGGAAACCAGCAATCAAAGTACCTCTGAAAAGACTAAAG TGAAGGACACTGACTTACCATACAACTCAGAACCAAAGACAAGAGCTGAATTTCTTCAAT ATTACAACGATTTAACTCTGGACCCGAACACGGCCAACCCTTATCTGTGTTTCTCTGATGGCCGGAGAGGGGTGACCACGCGTTCGGAGCCTCAGCCGTACCCGGACCACCCGCAGCGCTTCACCAGCTGGGCCCAGGTGCTGTGCAGAGCGGGGATGGCTGGGCGCTGctactgggaggtggagtgggCCGGTAGCGGAGGGATCTCCATCGGCGTCTGCTACAAAAACATGGGCAGGAGCGGAGGAGGGAGCGACTGCAAACTGGGACACAACTCCAAGTCCTGGAGTCTGGACTGCTCCACCTCAGCCTGCTCCTTTCAGCACAATAAGGAGAGTGTGAACGTCTCCAccccctgcagcagcaggataGGAGTGTTTCTGGACTTCAGGGCGGGGACGTTGTCTTTCTATAATGTTTCTGATGCCATGGTTCTACTCCATAAAGTCAAGGCTTCATTCACCCAGCCTCTATTCCCTGGATTTTGGGTGGGTCTGAGCTCTACTTTGAGGCTTTGCTCTCCTTAA
- the eef1da gene encoding eukaryotic translation elongation factor 1 delta a (guanine nucleotide exchange protein) isoform X2, with the protein MSGLQCLASENIWFDKHRYDEAETRFYEGVNGPSTQSSSHAGGDQELVSRMKSMELENQALHKVVTDLRAAMQKLESRVAVLEKSPSAAPSAKAVPVQAAPVKQAKVENGNDDDDDDIDLFGSDDDDDGEAERLKQERIEAYAAKKSKKPALIAKSSILLDVKPWDDETDMAKLEECVRSVQMDGLLWGASKLVPVGYGIKKLQINCVVEDDKVGTDILEEEITKFEDFVQSVDVAAFNKI; encoded by the exons ATGAGTGGACTGCAGTGCCTCGCCTCAGAGAACATCTGGTTCGACAAACATCGCTACGATGAGGCAGAGACGCGCTTCTACGAGGGAGTCAACGGACCCTCCACACAG TCCTCCTCACACGCAGGAGGAGACCAGGAGCTGGTTTCACGCATGAAGAGCATGGAGCTGGAGAACCAGGCTCTGCACAAag TGGTGACGGACTTGAGAGCAGCTATGCAGAAGCTGGAGTCCAGAGTGGCCGTGCTGGAAAAGAGCCCATCAGCTGCCCCAAGTGCTAAG GCTGTCCCGGTCCAGGCGGCTCCAGTCAAACAGGCAAAGGTGGAAAACGGTAACGATGACGACGACGACGACATCGACCTGTTCGGCAGTGACGACGACGACGACGGCGAGGCAGAACGCCTCAAGCAGGAGCGCATAGAAGCCTACGCTGCCAAGAAGTCCAAGAAACCCGCCCTCATCGCCAAGTCCTCCATCCTGCTGGACGTCAAGCCA tggGACGATGAGACGGACATGGCCAagctggaggagtgtgtgcgctcGGTGCAGATGGACGGGCTCCTGTGGGGAGCGTCCAAACTGGTGCCGGTTGGCTACGGCATCAAGAAGCTGCAGATCAACTGCGTGGTCGAGGACGACAAAGTTGGCACCGACATCCTGGAAGAGGAGATCACCAAGTTTGAGGACTTT GTCCAGAGTGTAGATGTTGCTGCTTTCAATAAGATCTAA
- the eef1da gene encoding eukaryotic translation elongation factor 1 delta a (guanine nucleotide exchange protein) isoform X1 — protein sequence MSGLQCLASENIWFDKHRYDEAETRFYEGVNGPSTQVKSALQQPKGRQPKRQHRNSSSHAGGDQELVSRMKSMELENQALHKVVTDLRAAMQKLESRVAVLEKSPSAAPSAKAVPVQAAPVKQAKVENGNDDDDDDIDLFGSDDDDDGEAERLKQERIEAYAAKKSKKPALIAKSSILLDVKPWDDETDMAKLEECVRSVQMDGLLWGASKLVPVGYGIKKLQINCVVEDDKVGTDILEEEITKFEDFVQSVDVAAFNKI from the exons ATGAGTGGACTGCAGTGCCTCGCCTCAGAGAACATCTGGTTCGACAAACATCGCTACGATGAGGCAGAGACGCGCTTCTACGAGGGAGTCAACGGACCCTCCACACAG GTGAAATCGGCCCTGCAGCAGCCCAAAGGGCGCCAGCCCAAACGGCAGCACAGAAAC TCCTCCTCACACGCAGGAGGAGACCAGGAGCTGGTTTCACGCATGAAGAGCATGGAGCTGGAGAACCAGGCTCTGCACAAag TGGTGACGGACTTGAGAGCAGCTATGCAGAAGCTGGAGTCCAGAGTGGCCGTGCTGGAAAAGAGCCCATCAGCTGCCCCAAGTGCTAAG GCTGTCCCGGTCCAGGCGGCTCCAGTCAAACAGGCAAAGGTGGAAAACGGTAACGATGACGACGACGACGACATCGACCTGTTCGGCAGTGACGACGACGACGACGGCGAGGCAGAACGCCTCAAGCAGGAGCGCATAGAAGCCTACGCTGCCAAGAAGTCCAAGAAACCCGCCCTCATCGCCAAGTCCTCCATCCTGCTGGACGTCAAGCCA tggGACGATGAGACGGACATGGCCAagctggaggagtgtgtgcgctcGGTGCAGATGGACGGGCTCCTGTGGGGAGCGTCCAAACTGGTGCCGGTTGGCTACGGCATCAAGAAGCTGCAGATCAACTGCGTGGTCGAGGACGACAAAGTTGGCACCGACATCCTGGAAGAGGAGATCACCAAGTTTGAGGACTTT GTCCAGAGTGTAGATGTTGCTGCTTTCAATAAGATCTAA